From Triticum aestivum cultivar Chinese Spring chromosome 4A, IWGSC CS RefSeq v2.1, whole genome shotgun sequence, a single genomic window includes:
- the LOC123088154 gene encoding protein sister of odd and bowel, with protein sequence MRIRRYAARLLASSAPAAPPPQPAPWLHAAADDCAICELTRGSDPQVAPDGVKHKGHIAGLEPEGELLKGDQDHRARLPQQPPVLEAQECEVGHEHSVIKGSVRPESMEETTLVSEAATEPLVMEGVHVVDEATAEQEVGVATPLVNGSVTDPEVIGGASLVSGSITETEVMSGVSLADEAAGERDVSVGVSLVSGSIAGPEVISGASLADEAVAETEVSGGLCLVSEAATEAADVATSSGITTGAPLDNKGVADPDTEMGAPTIHKSASEAATEAADAAIRSEVTTGAPLDNKGVAEHDIKMGASPVDESASEAATEAADLVTTPGAPLDNQGVAEPDIKMGASPVNECAAKTATEAADVVAALRVTTVASFDNKGVAEPDTKMEASPANESAAEMDFLHSGSLVTEAATHPGLPERVSLANGAATEREVSEAGSLVSEPAAEAADVVTALEVTTGAPLDNEGTAEPEIKIGPSFANESTAEMDSVLLGSLVTEATTHPGLIGRVSLVTETGVTGGANLDTEVSIEPEDTGRPSLVNESTELEITRGVSIATDAASEPEVTGQASACSGDSDAALNEPETLDCDLDSANVQIENAGESVATKVQPSRDDRGDVCSMNAMSTCPVTDKSLAFDEVIPQDDAPSVSCASGVVVRSVGQSERTDVICYARRRGKRKLDMEETKTDQLEMGDGDIYGQCEEKATFDITVPCESTMSNAESADIKLADIKRGLVDNSASSKGKKRKGRFECDIDYCHMTFKKRAELSVHKKNMCTIKSCGKHFRSHKYLRRHQSIHNEETPYKCPWEGCSMAFKWTWALADHFQVHTGEKPYKCRTPGCSKIYKYVSDFTRHRMRCKPQR encoded by the exons ATGCGCATCCGGCGCTACGCCGCGCGCCTGCTCGCCTCCTCGGCCCCCGCCGCGCCCCCGCCGCAGCCCGCGCCCTGGCTCCACGCCGCCGCCGACGACTGCGCCATCTGCGAGCTCACCCGCGGCTCCGACCCGCAG GTTGCTCCGGACGGGGTTAAGCACAAGGGGCACATTGCCGGCCTGGAGCCGGAGGGCGAGCTGCTCAAGGGCGACCAGGACCACCGCGCCCGCCTACCTCAGCAACCTCCCGTCCTTGAAG CTCAagaatgtgaggtgggccatgagCACTCTGTGATTAAAGGTTCTGTGAGGCCAGAATCTATGGAGGAGACTACTCTGGTCAGCGAAGCTGCTACTGAGCCGCTAGTCATGGAAGGAGTCCATGTTGTTGATGAAGCTACTGCTGAGCAGGAGGTTGGAGTGGCAACTCCTCTTGTGAATGGCTCTGTCACTGACCCGGAGGTTATCGGGGGAGCTTCTCTTGTGAGTGGATCGATCACTGAGACAGAAGTTATGAGTGGAGTTTCTCTCGCTGATGAAGCTGCTGGGGAGCGAGACGTTTCAGTGGGAGTTTCCCTTGTGAGTGGATCGATCGCTGGGCCAGAGGTTATAAGTGGAGCTTCTCTCGCCGATGAAGCTGTTGCTGAGACAGAAGTTTCAGGGGGACTTTGTCTTGTGAGTGAAGCTGCAACTGAGGCAGCAGATGTAGCCACCTCATCGGGAATTACAACCGGGGCTCCCCTTGACAACAAAGGCGTTGCAGATCCAGATACTGAAATGGGAGCTCCTACCATCCATAAATCTGCTTCCGAAGCTGCAACTGAGGCAGCAGACGCAGCCATCAGGTCGGAAGTTACAACTGGAGCTCCCCTTGACAACAAAGGTGTCGCAGAGCACGATATTAAAATGGGCGCTTCTCCTGTCGACGAATCTGCTTCTGAAGCTGCAACTGAGGCAGCAGATTTAGTCACCACACCAGGAGCTCCCCTCGACAACCAAGGTGTTGCAGAGCCAGATATTAAAATGGGAGCTTCTCCTGTCAATGAATGTGCTGCTAAAACTGCAACTGAGGCTGCAGATGTAGTCGCCGCTCTGAGAGTTACAACTGTAGCTTCCTTCGACAACAAAGGTGTTGCAGAGCCAGATACTAAAATGGAAGCTTCTCCTGCCAATGAATCTGCTGCTGAAATGGATTTTCTACACTCAGGTTCCCTTGTTACTGAAGCTGCAACTCATCCAGGACTACCAGAAAGAGTTTCTCTTGCTAATGGAGCTGCTACTGAGCGAGAGGTTTCAGAGGCAGGTTCACTTGTGAGTGAACCTGCAGCTGAGGCAGCAGACGTAGTCACCGCGTTGGAAGTTACAACTGGAGCTCCCCTTGACAATGAAGGCACTGCAGAACCGGAAATTAAAATTGGACCTTCTTTTGCGAATGAATCTACTGCTGAAATGGATTCAGTACTGTTAGGTTCACTTGTTACTGAAGCTACAACTCATCCTGGACTTATAGGAAGAGTTTCTCTTGTCACTGAGACAGGAGTTACAGGAGGTGCTAACCTCGACACTGAAGTTTCCATAGAACCAGAAGATACAGGTCGACCTTCTCTTGTAAATGAATCTACCGAATTGGAAATTACACGGGGGGTTTCTATTGCTACCGATGCTGCTTCAGAACCAGAAGTTACTGGCCAAGCTTCCGCTTGTAGTGGAGATAGTGATGCTGCTTTAAATGAGCCAGAAACTCTTGACTGCGATTTGGATAGTGCCAATGTGCAGATTGAAAATGCAGGAGAGTCTGTTGCCACCAAAGTGCAACCTTCTAGAGACGACAGGGGAGATGTTTGTTCTATGAATGCCATGAGCACTTGTCCTGTTACGGACAAGAGTCTAGCTTTTGATGAAGTAATACCACAGGATGATGCACCCAGTGTTTCATGTGCATCAGGCGTAGTTGTTAGAAGTGTTGGTCAATCAGAGAGAACTGATGTCATATGTTATGCCAGGCGCAGAGGTAAAAGAAAGCTGGATATGGAAGAAACAAAGACAGACCAACTTGAAATGGGTGATGGTGACATCTATGGTCAGTGTGAGGAAAAGGCGACATTTGACATAACTGTTCCTTGTGAGAGTACGATGTCAAACGCTGAATCTGCAGACATTAAACTCGCCGACATAAAGAGAGGTCTTGTGGACAATTCAGCCTCAAGCAAGGGTAAAAAGAGGAAGGGACGATTTGAATGTGACATTGACTACTGCCACATGACATTCAAGAAAAGAGCCGAACTTTCTGTCCACAAGAAGAACATGTGCACGATCAAGTCATGTGGCAAACATTTTAGATCCCACAAGTATCTGAGACGCCACCAGAGCATTCACAACGAGGAGACACCTTACAAGTGTCCGTGGGAAGGTTGCAGTATGGCTTTCAAGTGGACATGGGCTCTGGCTGATCATTTCCAAGTTCATACAGGGGAAAAGCCCTATAAATGCAGGACGCCGGGGTGTAGCAAGATATATAAGTATGTTTCGGACTTTACCCGGCATAGGATGAGGTGCAAACCGCAGAGGTAA